The proteins below are encoded in one region of Deinococcus metalli:
- a CDS encoding aminopeptidase has product MTNSTVNSAPPGDFGAKLARYAELLIHTGVNLPRGGKVHIAAPVEATELARLTARAAYRAGAADVRVVYTDPHLALALFEDGSDEAVTFLPEWVAREREAMVADGYAMITIVGEDPSLLAGVNPERVAARSKVQAQALRAVSEAIGGMHVNWTVAAIATPAWAARVYPELGETEAVERLWADIFTVTRVDQADPVAAWDTHVRQLKRLGDVLNARQYAAIHLRSGLGTDLTVGLAENHVWMGGGEVARNGILGVPNLPTDEIFTAPHRERVEGWAVASKPLSVRGQLVEGIRVRFEGGRAVEVSAARGQDTLERLLATDEGAAHLGEIALVPASAPVARTGTLFLNTLFDENAASHIALGRCYPTNVVGGEDEATLAAAGGNDSLIHVDWMIGTPDTDVDGITAGGEREPLMRAGEWVL; this is encoded by the coding sequence ATGACCAATTCGACTGTGAACAGTGCTCCTCCGGGCGACTTCGGAGCGAAGCTCGCCCGCTACGCCGAGTTGCTCATCCACACCGGCGTGAACCTGCCGCGCGGCGGCAAAGTGCACATCGCGGCGCCCGTCGAGGCGACGGAACTCGCCCGCCTGACCGCCCGCGCCGCGTACCGGGCCGGCGCGGCCGACGTGCGTGTGGTCTACACCGACCCGCACCTGGCGCTGGCGCTGTTCGAGGACGGCAGCGATGAGGCCGTGACCTTCCTGCCGGAGTGGGTGGCGCGCGAGCGCGAGGCGATGGTCGCGGACGGCTACGCCATGATCACCATCGTGGGCGAGGACCCGTCGCTGCTGGCCGGCGTGAACCCCGAGCGGGTGGCGGCGCGCAGCAAGGTGCAGGCCCAGGCCCTGCGGGCCGTGTCCGAGGCGATCGGCGGCATGCACGTGAACTGGACGGTCGCGGCCATCGCCACGCCGGCGTGGGCCGCCCGGGTGTACCCGGAGCTCGGCGAGACCGAGGCCGTGGAGCGCCTGTGGGCCGACATCTTCACCGTCACGCGCGTGGATCAGGCCGACCCGGTGGCCGCGTGGGACACGCACGTGCGGCAGCTCAAGCGTCTGGGCGACGTGCTGAACGCCAGGCAGTACGCGGCGATCCACCTGCGCTCGGGCCTGGGCACTGACCTGACGGTGGGCCTCGCAGAGAACCACGTGTGGATGGGCGGCGGCGAGGTCGCCAGAAACGGCATCCTGGGCGTGCCGAACCTGCCGACCGACGAGATCTTCACCGCGCCGCACCGGGAGCGCGTGGAGGGCTGGGCGGTGGCCAGCAAGCCGCTGAGCGTGCGTGGGCAGCTCGTCGAGGGCATCCGCGTGCGCTTCGAGGGTGGCCGGGCGGTGGAGGTCAGCGCGGCGCGCGGGCAGGACACGCTGGAGCGCCTGCTCGCCACGGACGAGGGCGCCGCGCACCTGGGCGAGATCGCGCTGGTGCCGGCCTCGGCGCCGGTCGCGCGCACCGGCACGCTGTTCCTGAACACGCTGTTCGACGAGAACGCTGCGTCGCACATCGCGCTGGGCCGCTGCTACCCCACCAACGTCGTGGGCGGCGAGGACGAGGCCACCCTGGCGGCGGCAGGCGGCAACGACTCGCTGATCCACGTGGACTGGATGATCGGCACGCCCGACACGGACGTGGACGGCATCACCGCCGGCGGCGAGCGCGAGCCGCTGATGCGCGCGGGCGAGTGGGTCCTCTGA
- a CDS encoding DUF2087 domain-containing protein, whose translation MSDDLNARAAVFRALSHPARLSLLRLTWHEPLSGEELARLMNLAPATVSHHLSQLVEVGLMTARQHGHARLHGPDHAALDATLAGLVRGTTPTLPSADPYRERVLRSFFQGGRLTTIPAQLKKKVVVMHELGQRFEPGRMYPEREVNAILGGVHPDVSTLRREMVGIGVLARERGVYWRVTPDGTDSPGTADAAGAGPLE comes from the coding sequence ATGAGCGACGACCTGAACGCCCGCGCGGCCGTGTTCCGCGCCCTGTCGCACCCGGCCCGCCTGAGCCTGCTGCGCCTGACGTGGCACGAACCGCTGTCCGGGGAGGAGCTCGCGCGGCTGATGAACCTCGCGCCCGCCACCGTCAGCCACCACCTGTCACAGCTTGTCGAGGTGGGGCTGATGACTGCGCGGCAGCACGGACACGCGCGCCTGCACGGCCCGGACCACGCGGCGCTGGACGCGACGCTGGCGGGCCTGGTCCGCGGGACCACGCCCACGCTCCCCTCGGCCGATCCCTACCGCGAGCGGGTGTTGCGGTCGTTCTTCCAGGGCGGCCGGCTCACGACCATTCCGGCGCAGCTGAAGAAGAAGGTGGTGGTCATGCACGAGCTGGGCCAGCGGTTCGAGCCGGGCCGCATGTACCCGGAACGCGAGGTCAACGCCATCCTGGGCGGAGTGCACCCGGACGTCTCCACGCTGCGCCGCGAGATGGTCGGCATCGGCGTGCTGGCGCGCGAGCGGGGCGTGTACTGGCGCGTGACGCCCGACGGAACGGACAGTCCCGGGACGGCGGACGCCGCCGGGGCCGGGCCGCTAGAGTGA
- a CDS encoding ribonuclease HI — MNHAFVDASWHELPDGSGVGGWGLVLISPGQLPARFQGQLDSPDNNVAEVRAVLEAVRLAPPGEALTVHTDNEAVIASVGRGRGPELLHGAAREVTEAAAAREVALQVRYAPRTRRHMLVAHELANEARRGGGGSVPGVQADVLIEHRPGWAEARVSLRRASERVTALVALDLESEVPPSAQALMAAVGLAQPGEAILVRRASRVAQALWRRPERALRLAAQSQLREARSLADASGVQVDFLAS, encoded by the coding sequence ATGAACCATGCGTTCGTGGATGCGAGCTGGCACGAGTTGCCGGACGGGTCGGGTGTGGGCGGCTGGGGACTGGTGCTGATCTCGCCGGGGCAGTTGCCCGCGCGGTTTCAGGGGCAGCTCGATTCGCCGGACAACAACGTGGCAGAGGTGCGGGCGGTGCTGGAGGCGGTGCGTCTGGCCCCGCCGGGCGAGGCGCTCACGGTGCACACGGACAACGAGGCGGTCATCGCGTCGGTGGGCCGGGGGCGCGGGCCGGAGTTGCTGCACGGCGCGGCGCGTGAGGTGACGGAGGCGGCGGCGGCGCGCGAGGTGGCGCTGCAGGTGCGGTATGCGCCGCGGACGCGCCGGCATATGCTGGTGGCGCACGAACTGGCGAACGAGGCGCGGCGCGGTGGCGGGGGCAGCGTGCCGGGGGTGCAGGCGGACGTGCTGATCGAGCACCGGCCGGGCTGGGCTGAGGCGCGGGTCAGTCTGCGCCGGGCGTCGGAGCGGGTGACGGCGCTGGTGGCGCTGGATCTGGAGTCGGAGGTGCCGCCGAGCGCGCAGGCACTGATGGCGGCGGTGGGGCTGGCGCAGCCGGGCGAGGCGATCCTGGTGCGCCGCGCCAGCCGGGTGGCGCAGGCGCTGTGGCGGCGGCCGGAGCGGGCGCTGCGGCTGGCCGCGCAGTCGCAGCTCCGTGAAGCGCGGTCGCTGGCCGACGCGAGCGGCGTGCAGGTGGACTTCCTGGCGTCGTGA
- a CDS encoding helix-turn-helix domain-containing protein → MRRQLLGIGLEELARAAGLEPALLRRLEQGEFDPRSVHLGARAVLERMLDITL, encoded by the coding sequence ATGCGTCGGCAGCTGCTGGGGATCGGGCTGGAGGAATTGGCGCGGGCGGCGGGGCTGGAACCCGCGCTGCTGCGGAGGCTGGAGCAGGGGGAGTTCGATCCGCGCAGCGTGCACCTGGGGGCGCGGGCCGTGCTGGAGCGGATGCTGGACATCACGCTGTAG
- the pyrE gene encoding orotate phosphoribosyltransferase — MDVLKLYQEAGAYHEGHFLLASGRHSPKFLQSTTLLQYPHLTAQIGQALAEKISAAGYTPDFVIGPAMGGVVLAYEVGRHLGTRAIFAEKDGQGGMKIREAFSIREGETFIAVEDVLTTGGSVLKAVLAAEKAGGQCAAIACIVDRRAQEGPLSGYLLVSLTRLVFDTYPPEAVPGWLAEIPLQEI; from the coding sequence ATGGACGTCCTCAAGCTCTACCAGGAAGCCGGCGCCTACCACGAAGGGCACTTCCTGCTCGCCAGCGGGCGCCACAGCCCCAAATTCCTCCAGAGCACCACCCTGCTCCAGTACCCTCACCTGACGGCCCAGATCGGTCAGGCCCTCGCGGAGAAGATCAGCGCCGCCGGCTATACCCCCGACTTCGTGATCGGCCCCGCCATGGGCGGCGTGGTGCTCGCCTACGAGGTCGGCCGGCACCTCGGCACCCGCGCCATCTTCGCCGAGAAAGACGGCCAGGGCGGCATGAAGATCCGCGAGGCCTTCAGCATCCGGGAAGGGGAGACCTTCATCGCGGTCGAGGACGTCCTGACCACCGGGGGCAGCGTCCTGAAGGCCGTGCTGGCTGCCGAGAAGGCCGGGGGGCAATGCGCGGCCATCGCGTGCATCGTCGACCGGCGGGCGCAGGAGGGGCCGCTCAGTGGGTATCTGCTGGTGTCGCTGACGCGGCTGGTGTTCGATACGTACCCTCCGGAGGCGGTGCCTGGGTGGCTGGCGGAGATTCCTTTGCAGGAGATTTAG
- a CDS encoding ABC transporter ATP-binding protein, whose translation MTTTSPPVRDTRERTLALSSRLFAYRPWLFGFNLLMWSLIHASPALLTLAVSRLFQALERAEGLKTAGQSLDPAIAAAWVAVGWFAFVRTSRIGVFYGGFRAWIELWYTLDAVVRRNLMSYLLTAPRSRRLPDTPAEAVSRFRDDVDDVAGYTEVWVDGAGFVLYSVVAITLMARVDPLITLLVCAPLLLMVAFVQRLSPTIRTYRRRMREATARVTDFIGETFGAVSAVKLAAREDAMVARLEALGETRRHAALRDVLLTELIRGVNTNMVNLAVGLVLLLGANKVRGGALDVADFVLFIGLLPRLTGSMGFFGDAIARHRRTGVSYDRMTRLLQDAPDTRIVEHHDVFLSGEPAAPPAAPPALPLEELRVQHLTATHASGLGVQDATFTVRRGEFVVVTGRIGSGKTTLLRALLGLVPAQSGSVQWNGQAVDDPATFLVPPRSAYTAQLPGLFSDTLRENVLSGQDEHRLGRAVRLAVLEPDLAQLPQGLETPVGARGVKLSGGQVQRTAVARMLARDADLLVFDDVSSALDARTEAQLWDGLFTETDATCLVVSHRRAALSRADRILLMQHGRIVDEGTLEDLLERSEEMRALWAEEVA comes from the coding sequence ATGACCACCACCTCTCCCCCCGTCCGAGACACGCGCGAGCGCACGCTGGCGCTGTCCAGCCGGCTGTTCGCATACCGGCCGTGGCTGTTCGGCTTCAACCTGCTGATGTGGAGCCTGATCCACGCCTCGCCCGCCCTGCTCACCCTGGCCGTCAGCCGACTGTTCCAGGCGCTGGAACGCGCCGAGGGCCTCAAGACTGCCGGGCAGTCCCTGGACCCGGCCATTGCCGCCGCGTGGGTGGCGGTGGGGTGGTTCGCGTTCGTGCGCACCAGCCGCATCGGCGTGTTCTACGGCGGCTTCCGCGCGTGGATCGAGCTGTGGTACACGCTGGACGCCGTGGTGCGCCGCAACCTGATGTCGTATCTGCTGACGGCGCCCAGGTCGCGCCGGCTGCCCGACACGCCTGCCGAGGCGGTCAGCCGCTTCCGCGACGACGTGGACGACGTGGCCGGCTACACCGAGGTGTGGGTGGACGGCGCGGGCTTCGTGCTGTATTCCGTCGTGGCGATCACGCTGATGGCGCGGGTCGATCCGCTGATCACGCTGCTGGTGTGCGCGCCGCTGCTGCTGATGGTCGCGTTCGTGCAGCGGCTGTCGCCCACCATCCGCACGTACCGCCGCCGCATGCGCGAGGCGACCGCCCGCGTGACCGACTTCATCGGTGAGACCTTCGGGGCCGTGAGCGCCGTGAAGCTCGCCGCGCGCGAGGACGCCATGGTCGCGCGCCTGGAGGCCCTGGGCGAGACGCGCCGCCACGCCGCCCTGCGCGACGTGCTGCTGACCGAACTGATCCGGGGCGTGAACACCAACATGGTGAACCTCGCCGTGGGGCTGGTGCTGCTGCTGGGCGCGAACAAGGTGCGCGGCGGCGCGCTGGACGTCGCGGACTTCGTGCTGTTCATCGGCCTGCTGCCGCGCCTGACCGGCTCCATGGGCTTCTTCGGCGACGCGATTGCCCGCCACCGCCGCACCGGCGTGAGCTACGACCGCATGACCCGCCTCCTGCAGGACGCCCCGGACACCCGCATCGTCGAGCACCACGACGTCTTCCTGAGTGGCGAGCCGGCCGCACCCCCCGCCGCCCCGCCCGCGCTGCCGCTGGAGGAGCTGCGCGTGCAGCACCTCACGGCCACGCACGCCAGCGGTCTGGGCGTGCAGGACGCCACCTTCACCGTACGACGGGGCGAGTTCGTGGTCGTCACCGGGCGCATCGGCAGCGGCAAGACCACCCTGCTGCGCGCCCTGCTGGGCCTGGTTCCCGCACAGAGCGGCAGCGTGCAGTGGAACGGGCAGGCCGTGGACGACCCCGCGACCTTCCTGGTGCCGCCCCGCAGCGCGTACACCGCCCAGTTGCCGGGCCTGTTCAGCGACACCCTGCGCGAGAACGTGCTGAGCGGCCAGGACGAACACCGCCTGGGCCGCGCCGTGCGCCTGGCCGTGCTGGAACCGGACCTCGCCCAGTTGCCGCAGGGGCTGGAGACGCCTGTGGGCGCGCGCGGCGTGAAGCTCTCCGGCGGTCAGGTGCAGCGCACCGCCGTGGCCCGCATGCTCGCCCGCGACGCCGACCTGCTCGTCTTCGACGACGTGTCCAGCGCCCTCGACGCCCGCACCGAGGCGCAGCTGTGGGACGGCCTGTTCACCGAGACCGACGCCACCTGCCTCGTCGTCTCACACCGCCGCGCCGCCCTGAGCCGCGCCGACCGCATCCTGCTCATGCAGCACGGCCGCATCGTGGACGAGGGCACCCTTGAAGACCTCCTCGAACGCAGCGAGGAAATGCGCGCCCTGTGGGCAGAAGAGGTGGCGTAA
- a CDS encoding ABC transporter ATP-binding protein — MADPHPDTSRTTGRSSTLGVLRTYLGPLKWQVLGLAALLLSGVGLNLLLPQLLARFVDNAKLGRAADPGLLIRLAGIYIALAVGVQLLNASATFVGARVGWTATNRLRADLMAHLLSLDMREHKERTPGEMIERIDGDVTALSNFFSQFAVRVFGAALLLTGALVMFYSVDWRVGVGVTAFTVVTLIAMNRVRKLGVEPTRLEREASAKLFGFVEERLSGLEDIRALGTGGHHLNAFLRTQREFFTRSIWSWRRRSVVWQLSMILFAAGYVGVLAAAVGLYAAGAITLGTAFLMYQYMSMVEEPIDQLTQQLQELQKAGASLGRVGEILSLRSAIEGGTQPLPAGALSVAFRGVDFSYTPDDPDARGVLHGVGFTLPAGQTVGLLGRTGSGKTTLTRLVSRLYDATGGQVTLGGVDVRDVPLKTLRQRVAVVTQDVQLFQASVRDNLTFFDPDMPDERVEAALHEVGLDTWLARLEQGVHTPLPTGSLSAGEAQLLAFARVMLLDPAVIILDEPSSRLDPATEGLLTAAMTRLLAGRTAIIIAHRLDTVARADRILVLGDGHVLEDGERAQLARDPRSHYAELLRAGVLDDAEGVLA; from the coding sequence ATGGCCGATCCCCACCCCGACACGTCCCGGACCACCGGCCGAAGTTCCACGCTAGGCGTGCTGCGCACCTACCTCGGCCCGCTGAAATGGCAGGTGCTGGGCCTCGCGGCGCTGCTGTTGAGCGGCGTGGGCCTGAACCTGCTGCTGCCGCAGCTGCTCGCGCGTTTCGTGGACAACGCCAAGCTGGGCCGCGCGGCCGATCCGGGGCTGCTCATCCGGCTGGCGGGCATCTACATCGCCCTCGCGGTGGGCGTGCAGCTCCTGAACGCCAGCGCGACCTTCGTGGGGGCGCGGGTGGGCTGGACGGCCACCAACCGCCTGCGCGCGGACCTGATGGCGCACCTGCTGTCGCTGGACATGCGCGAGCACAAGGAGCGCACGCCCGGCGAGATGATCGAGCGCATCGACGGCGACGTGACGGCCCTGAGCAACTTCTTCTCGCAGTTCGCGGTGCGGGTGTTCGGCGCGGCGCTGCTGCTCACGGGCGCGCTGGTGATGTTCTACTCCGTGGACTGGCGCGTGGGCGTGGGCGTCACGGCGTTCACGGTGGTCACGCTGATCGCCATGAACCGCGTGCGCAAGCTGGGCGTGGAGCCCACCCGCCTAGAGCGCGAGGCCAGCGCGAAACTCTTCGGCTTCGTCGAGGAGCGCCTGTCGGGCCTGGAGGACATCCGCGCGCTGGGCACCGGCGGGCACCACCTGAATGCCTTCCTGCGCACGCAGCGCGAGTTCTTCACCCGCTCGATCTGGTCGTGGCGCCGGCGCAGCGTGGTGTGGCAGCTGAGCATGATCCTCTTCGCGGCCGGGTACGTGGGCGTGCTGGCCGCCGCGGTCGGGCTGTACGCGGCCGGGGCGATCACGCTGGGCACCGCCTTCCTGATGTACCAGTATATGAGCATGGTCGAAGAACCCATCGACCAGCTCACGCAGCAGCTCCAGGAACTCCAGAAGGCCGGCGCGAGCCTGGGCCGTGTGGGCGAGATCCTGAGCCTGCGCAGCGCCATCGAGGGCGGCACTCAGCCGCTGCCGGCCGGCGCGCTCAGCGTGGCCTTCCGGGGCGTGGACTTCTCGTACACCCCGGACGACCCGGACGCGCGCGGCGTGCTGCACGGCGTGGGGTTCACCCTGCCGGCCGGGCAGACCGTCGGCCTGCTGGGCCGCACCGGCAGCGGCAAGACCACCCTCACGCGCCTGGTCTCCCGCCTGTACGACGCGACCGGCGGGCAGGTCACGCTGGGCGGCGTGGACGTACGCGACGTGCCCCTGAAGACCCTGCGCCAGCGGGTGGCCGTGGTGACGCAGGACGTGCAGCTGTTCCAGGCCAGCGTGCGCGACAACCTGACCTTCTTCGACCCGGACATGCCTGACGAACGCGTGGAGGCCGCCCTGCACGAGGTCGGGCTGGACACATGGCTGGCCCGGCTGGAGCAGGGCGTGCACACCCCACTGCCCACCGGCAGCCTGTCCGCCGGCGAGGCGCAGCTCCTCGCGTTCGCGCGCGTGATGCTGCTCGATCCGGCCGTGATCATCCTCGACGAGCCCAGCAGCCGCCTCGACCCCGCCACGGAGGGCCTGCTGACCGCCGCCATGACGCGCCTGCTCGCCGGGCGCACCGCGATCATCATCGCGCACCGCCTGGACACGGTGGCCCGCGCCGACCGCATCCTGGTGCTCGGGGACGGTCACGTGCTGGAGGACGGCGAGCGCGCCCAGCTCGCCCGCGATCCGCGCAGCCACTACGCCGAACTCCTGCGTGCCGGCGTGCTGGACGACGCCGAGGGCGTGCTGGCATGA
- a CDS encoding peptidylprolyl isomerase, with protein MRNAALILTALLALTACQKKAADTASTDTTATDTAATDTASTTQTDTASTTAASTTPAVTKAGPVPSGYTLVPPLTDKPVRTFKAEPEYALQDGKDYYALIDTSRGQLLADLYEQETPVTVNNFVFLARNHFFDGIRFHRVIDGFMAQTGDPKSVDTATKAEWGTGDPGYKFADEFRTKLTFNAPGILAMANSGPATNGSQFFITFVPTEFLNGKHTIFGKVVTGDDILPKLTRTMDQNNTDISGAVADQIISVRILTKN; from the coding sequence ATGAGAAACGCTGCCCTGATCCTGACCGCGCTGCTCGCGCTGACCGCCTGCCAGAAGAAGGCGGCCGACACGGCCAGCACGGACACGACCGCGACCGATACCGCCGCGACCGACACGGCCTCCACCACCCAGACGGACACGGCCAGCACGACCGCGGCGAGCACCACGCCCGCCGTCACGAAGGCCGGCCCGGTTCCGAGCGGGTACACGCTGGTGCCGCCGTTGACGGACAAGCCGGTCCGCACCTTCAAGGCCGAGCCGGAGTATGCCCTGCAGGACGGCAAGGACTACTACGCGCTGATCGACACCAGCCGCGGGCAGCTCCTGGCCGACCTGTACGAGCAGGAGACGCCGGTGACGGTGAACAACTTCGTGTTCCTGGCCCGCAACCACTTCTTCGACGGCATCCGTTTCCACCGCGTGATCGACGGCTTCATGGCGCAGACCGGCGATCCCAAGAGCGTGGACACCGCCACGAAGGCCGAGTGGGGCACCGGCGATCCCGGCTACAAGTTCGCGGACGAATTCCGCACGAAGCTGACCTTCAACGCCCCCGGCATTCTGGCGATGGCGAACAGCGGCCCGGCCACCAACGGCTCGCAGTTCTTCATCACCTTCGTGCCGACCGAGTTCCTGAACGGCAAGCACACCATCTTCGGCAAGGTGGTCACGGGCGACGACATCCTGCCCAAGCTGACGCGCACCATGGACCAGAACAACACCGACATCTCGGGCGCGGTGGCCGACCAGATCATCAGCGTGCGCATCCTGACCAAGAACTGA
- the cmk gene encoding (d)CMP kinase — MIVTIDGVAASGKSSVSSGVARALGIPYLSSGLLYRAATLFALEDHADLSDQGAVLAALGTHPVRLEPLAEGNRVWQNGRDLTPELHSTRVDHGVSAIAVLPGVRAWVNEQLRQVPPPFVAEGRDMGTNVFPHAGAKFYLTASPRVRARRRAQERPEDVDAIEAALIRRDDLDRVQSAPAADAVVIDTGPLDLDGVIGKVLAGVQRHRAGQ, encoded by the coding sequence CTGATCGTGACCATCGACGGTGTCGCCGCCAGCGGCAAATCCAGCGTGTCGTCCGGCGTGGCCCGCGCGCTGGGCATTCCGTACCTCAGCAGCGGCCTGCTGTACCGCGCCGCCACCCTCTTCGCCCTCGAGGACCACGCCGACCTGAGCGACCAGGGGGCCGTCCTCGCGGCGCTGGGCACCCACCCGGTGCGGCTGGAACCCCTCGCGGAGGGCAACCGTGTGTGGCAGAACGGGCGCGACCTGACGCCGGAGCTGCACTCCACCCGCGTCGATCACGGTGTGAGCGCCATCGCCGTGCTGCCTGGCGTGCGGGCGTGGGTGAACGAGCAGCTCCGGCAGGTGCCTCCCCCCTTCGTCGCCGAGGGCCGCGACATGGGCACGAACGTCTTTCCACACGCGGGCGCGAAGTTCTACCTGACCGCCAGCCCCCGCGTCCGTGCCCGCCGCCGCGCCCAGGAACGCCCGGAAGACGTGGACGCCATCGAGGCCGCCCTGATCCGCCGCGACGACCTCGACCGCGTGCAGAGTGCGCCCGCCGCCGACGCCGTGGTCATCGACACCGGGCCGCTGGATCTGGACGGGGTGATCGGCAAGGTCCTGGCGGGCGTGCAGAGGCACAGAGCCGGTCAGTAG
- a CDS encoding S8 family peptidase: MNKLALLCLTSAVLLAACGTTTQPTAATPAPTFSGVPVAHATLSRVASTVLPDLAQLVKTGTEHDLTQELVVGYTDRAALDRLAAHLGATVRSTIPALQLGLLVLPDRLSVSKTAVALSVRPIAGLRYAQANGYEGHLPVEPAAQPLGAQQLSALADGDPLSAKQWWIKQIGADQVRSVATGKGVIVGVVDDDFNRQHEDLKADGKIVTGLDTGTLKELTPDLPLTSGDHGSGSAGTIAERLGNGVGGAGVAPDAVLMPIRIFTEKGFTGSYNVALGIVYAVDHGARVLNNSWGGGGYSQVLKDAVDYALSKNVVVVGSAGNDHANMMTGLGAFTGAINVGASAGDDMKADFSNMGLRVDIYAPGDNGLTTFSDTNDGYGSFNGTSMAAPVISGAAALLLEANGSLTPYQVKKLLVSTGDPMKDPLTQGYNRVNVKAALAAVKAGTLPADGGSVEIAVSDIVEGAPVDGTDVILTPKSGQNKGMPYIGRTGSSTLQGSTATATAFSGYARFYGVEPGEYSISVAGPGINSYGGVRQSVARSITVQSGKMVSLTGKDAVVQQVDFYEYSAYDSATDTLIRNDTPATATDLTKVPASVFTTPVTLGGAFDSTNHAYSPTPTGPDVDHLAFTVPAGKTLTVQGYASLVGSTAKVKVDLLNSSGTVVASGTPDTANKIDSQASYTSTAGGVYIVRFTNQTTTEGLGAVYAGDVSIK, from the coding sequence ATGAACAAGCTCGCCCTTCTTTGCCTGACGTCGGCAGTGCTGCTGGCCGCCTGCGGCACCACCACCCAGCCCACCGCAGCGACGCCTGCCCCCACCTTCAGCGGCGTACCCGTTGCGCACGCGACCCTCAGCCGCGTGGCCTCGACCGTGCTGCCGGACTTGGCCCAGCTGGTGAAGACCGGCACCGAACACGACCTCACCCAAGAACTCGTGGTGGGTTACACCGACCGCGCGGCTCTGGACCGCCTGGCCGCGCACCTCGGGGCCACAGTCCGCAGCACCATTCCCGCACTGCAGTTGGGTCTGCTGGTCCTCCCGGACCGGCTGAGCGTCTCCAAGACGGCGGTGGCACTGAGCGTGCGTCCCATCGCCGGCCTGCGCTACGCCCAGGCGAACGGGTATGAGGGTCACCTGCCGGTGGAACCGGCCGCTCAGCCACTGGGCGCCCAGCAGTTGAGCGCCCTTGCAGATGGCGATCCGCTGAGCGCCAAGCAGTGGTGGATCAAGCAGATCGGCGCGGACCAGGTGCGTTCGGTCGCGACCGGGAAGGGCGTCATCGTCGGCGTGGTTGACGATGACTTCAACCGGCAGCACGAGGACCTGAAGGCCGACGGGAAGATCGTGACGGGCCTCGACACGGGCACCCTCAAGGAGCTCACGCCGGACCTGCCCCTCACGTCCGGCGATCACGGCAGCGGCTCGGCCGGCACCATCGCCGAACGCCTTGGGAACGGCGTGGGCGGCGCGGGCGTCGCTCCAGACGCAGTTCTGATGCCCATCCGCATCTTCACCGAGAAAGGCTTCACCGGGTCGTACAACGTCGCGCTGGGCATCGTCTATGCGGTGGACCATGGCGCCCGCGTCCTGAACAACTCGTGGGGCGGTGGCGGCTACAGCCAGGTGCTCAAGGACGCCGTCGATTACGCGCTGTCTAAGAACGTCGTGGTCGTCGGTTCTGCCGGCAATGACCACGCCAACATGATGACCGGGCTGGGGGCGTTTACCGGCGCGATCAACGTGGGAGCCAGCGCCGGTGACGACATGAAGGCCGATTTTAGCAACATGGGCCTGCGCGTGGACATCTACGCTCCCGGCGACAACGGTCTGACCACCTTCAGCGACACGAACGACGGGTACGGCTCCTTCAACGGCACGAGCATGGCGGCGCCGGTGATCTCGGGCGCCGCGGCCCTGCTGCTCGAGGCGAACGGCAGCCTCACACCGTACCAGGTCAAGAAACTGCTGGTCAGCACCGGCGACCCCATGAAAGATCCCCTGACCCAGGGCTACAACCGTGTGAACGTGAAGGCTGCCCTGGCTGCCGTGAAGGCCGGCACCCTTCCCGCCGATGGCGGCAGCGTGGAAATTGCGGTCTCCGATATCGTCGAAGGTGCGCCAGTGGACGGCACGGACGTGATCCTCACGCCCAAGTCGGGCCAGAACAAGGGCATGCCCTACATCGGCCGTACCGGCAGCTCCACCCTTCAGGGCTCGACGGCGACCGCCACGGCGTTCTCGGGGTATGCCCGTTTCTACGGCGTCGAACCTGGCGAATACTCGATCAGCGTGGCCGGTCCTGGCATCAATTCGTACGGCGGCGTGCGGCAGAGCGTGGCGCGCAGCATTACTGTCCAGAGTGGGAAGATGGTCAGTCTGACTGGCAAAGATGCTGTGGTGCAGCAGGTAGATTTCTACGAGTACTCCGCCTATGACTCCGCGACGGACACATTGATCCGCAATGACACGCCCGCCACGGCCACTGACCTGACGAAGGTGCCGGCCTCAGTCTTCACGACTCCCGTTACACTGGGCGGCGCCTTCGACAGCACGAACCATGCGTACTCACCCACGCCTACCGGGCCGGACGTCGATCACCTCGCCTTCACGGTGCCTGCCGGGAAGACGCTCACCGTGCAGGGGTACGCCAGCCTGGTGGGCTCCACGGCCAAGGTGAAGGTCGATCTCCTGAACTCCAGCGGCACCGTCGTCGCAAGCGGCACGCCCGACACGGCGAACAAGATCGACAGTCAGGCCTCGTACACCTCCACGGCGGGAGGCGTATACATTGTCCGCTTCACCAACCAGACGACCACGGAAGGGCTGGGCGCCGTCTACGCCGGTGACGTGTCCATCAAGTAA